The Ignatzschineria rhizosphaerae genome contains a region encoding:
- a CDS encoding dipeptidase encodes MNIIDLHCDALMKLSDAKGKLSFKDAPELDINLAKLQQGKVKLQAFAIFIYPSIPGGNQFQEVIDQIHYFYSEILAKNPEMKLLRKWSDFNLLKEEEIGAILTLEGVDAIGNDLHKLTILYELGVRSIGLTWNNGNLAADGVGESRGAGLSHFGKRLVEWCNDHDVFVDVSHLHPNGFWDVMELAKYPIASHSNATSICDHRRNLTDEQIMAMIKRDAMIHIVFCPAFVKKGGDATIDDVVRQIQHIVKLGGIKNIGFGSDFDGIESKVENLSDASMYQNLIEALKPHYSEDEIRGFAHQNFINHLPK; translated from the coding sequence ATGAATATTATCGATCTACATTGCGATGCGCTTATGAAACTCTCGGATGCGAAAGGAAAGCTCTCCTTTAAAGATGCGCCAGAGCTTGATATTAATCTAGCTAAATTGCAACAAGGGAAAGTAAAACTCCAAGCCTTTGCGATATTTATCTATCCATCCATTCCTGGTGGGAATCAATTTCAGGAAGTGATTGATCAGATTCACTATTTTTATAGTGAAATCTTAGCTAAAAATCCTGAAATGAAACTTCTTCGAAAGTGGTCTGATTTTAATTTATTAAAAGAAGAAGAGATCGGGGCAATCTTAACGCTTGAAGGCGTTGATGCCATCGGCAATGACCTTCATAAACTCACGATCTTATATGAACTTGGCGTACGCTCCATTGGTTTAACATGGAATAATGGTAATCTTGCCGCAGATGGCGTTGGGGAATCCCGTGGTGCGGGCTTAAGCCATTTTGGTAAACGCTTAGTTGAATGGTGTAATGATCATGATGTTTTTGTTGATGTTTCTCATCTTCACCCAAATGGGTTTTGGGATGTAATGGAACTGGCAAAATATCCGATCGCTAGCCACTCTAATGCCACATCAATTTGTGATCACCGCAGAAACCTCACAGATGAGCAGATCATGGCGATGATTAAGCGCGATGCAATGATTCATATTGTTTTTTGCCCTGCCTTTGTGAAAAAAGGGGGCGATGCAACTATTGATGATGTGGTAAGGCAAATTCAGCATATTGTAAAACTTGGGGGAATTAAAAATATTGGTTTTGGCTCAGACTTTGATGGCATTGAATCAAAAGTTGAAAATTTAAGCGATGCATCGATGTACCAAAATCTTATTGAGGCCCTTAAACCACACTATTCTGAGGATGAAATTAGAGGTTTTGCACATCAAAACTTTATCAATCACCTTCCTAAATAA
- the cyoD gene encoding cytochrome o ubiquinol oxidase subunit IV, which translates to MMIDQSQAKKELLDYLIGYGFSIALSLIAFGVVVYLKDYLSIGVLASILALCALVQIVVQFVYFLHIRKSDNDGWNLAALFFTGIILLMIVGGSGWVMFYLHMNMMPELPL; encoded by the coding sequence ATGATGATCGATCAATCACAAGCAAAAAAAGAACTCCTTGATTATCTCATTGGATATGGATTCTCTATTGCACTCTCTTTAATTGCCTTTGGTGTTGTCGTCTATTTAAAGGATTATCTCTCTATTGGCGTACTGGCAAGCATTCTAGCGCTATGTGCTTTAGTACAGATCGTGGTGCAATTTGTCTACTTTTTACATATTCGAAAAAGCGATAACGATGGCTGGAATTTAGCGGCACTCTTTTTCACCGGCATTATACTTTTAATGATTGTAGGGGGCTCTGGCTGGGTCATGTTCTATCTTCATATGAATATGATGCCTGAATTACCGCTCTAA
- the adhP gene encoding alcohol dehydrogenase AdhP: MKAAVVNQSSDGQVEIKELKLRELEAGEALVDVVCCGVCHTDLHVAKGDFGKVPGRVIGHEGIGVVSKIADDVTSLKVGDRVSIAWFFEGCGVCEYCITGKETFCRSVKNAGFSVDGAMAEKCIVTADYAVKVPDGLDSYQASSVTCAGVTTYKAVKVADVKAGQWIVIFGVGGLGNLAVQYAKKVFNAKVIAVDINDDKLQLAKEVGADKIYNSAKIEDVAAKIQEDVGGAYAAIVTAVSKVAFNQAVNSLRATGKVVAVGLPPETMDLSIVKTVLDGIEVIGSLVGTRQDLIEAFQFAADGLVVPVVHKRKLSEVNEIFAEMEAGKIQGRMVVDMQG; this comes from the coding sequence ATGAAAGCAGCAGTCGTTAATCAAAGTAGTGATGGTCAAGTTGAAATTAAAGAGTTAAAACTTCGAGAGTTAGAAGCAGGGGAAGCCCTTGTTGATGTTGTTTGCTGTGGGGTTTGTCACACAGACTTACATGTTGCTAAAGGCGATTTTGGTAAAGTTCCTGGGCGTGTGATTGGGCATGAAGGAATTGGGGTTGTCTCGAAGATTGCAGATGATGTAACAAGCCTTAAAGTAGGGGATAGAGTCAGCATTGCCTGGTTTTTTGAAGGTTGCGGCGTTTGTGAATATTGTATTACGGGTAAAGAGACGTTTTGCCGTAGCGTTAAAAATGCAGGGTTCTCAGTTGATGGGGCGATGGCAGAAAAATGTATTGTGACGGCTGATTACGCCGTGAAAGTTCCTGATGGTTTAGATTCATATCAAGCAAGTAGTGTCACTTGTGCGGGGGTGACGACCTATAAAGCGGTTAAAGTTGCAGATGTTAAAGCAGGGCAATGGATTGTCATTTTCGGTGTTGGTGGGCTTGGCAACTTGGCGGTGCAATATGCGAAGAAGGTCTTTAATGCAAAAGTCATTGCCGTTGATATTAATGATGATAAATTGCAATTAGCAAAAGAAGTTGGGGCTGATAAGATCTATAACTCCGCAAAAATTGAGGATGTTGCAGCTAAAATCCAAGAAGATGTGGGCGGCGCTTATGCGGCGATTGTTACTGCTGTTTCTAAGGTTGCCTTTAATCAAGCTGTGAATTCTCTTCGTGCAACAGGAAAAGTTGTGGCAGTAGGATTACCTCCGGAAACGATGGATTTATCTATTGTTAAAACCGTTTTAGATGGTATTGAAGTGATTGGAAGTCTTGTGGGAACTCGACAAGATTTAATTGAAGCATTCCAATTTGCCGCAGATGGATTAGTGGTTCCTGTGGTTCATAAGCGAAAATTATCAGAAGTAAATGAGATTTTTGCAGAGATGGAGGCAGGTAAAATTCAAGGGCGCATGGTTGTCGACATGCAAGGTTAA
- the alr gene encoding alanine racemase, whose translation MRPLIAYFSEAALENNLAILKGKAPNSQCCAVIKANAYGHRVENLIPILNRQVDYMAVAIREEADDIRQKGGELPILLLEGVFSANEYQIASEQNYYVAIGNNRQLEMLQSIDLESPLNIFLKVDTGMHRLGFTPEEAPSIVTQLKALSSVASITLMTHFATSDEKDSPLLKRQVERMSALDRLQLPQTLANSAALLTLPMTHHDIVRMGISLYGISPIDDSTGKYFGLKPLLTLTSKIIHTTMIDEGESVGYGAKFIAPERMPIGVIACGYADGYPREITKEAYVLVGKYRAPIIGRPAMDMMMIDLRDVPQTAWNELVEIFGEQLPLEKVAAWAGTIPYTILTHIAPRVHFLKR comes from the coding sequence ATGAGACCGTTAATCGCTTACTTTTCCGAAGCGGCTTTAGAGAATAATTTAGCAATCTTAAAAGGGAAAGCGCCTAATAGCCAGTGTTGCGCTGTGATAAAAGCGAATGCTTATGGTCATCGAGTTGAGAATCTTATTCCTATTTTAAATCGTCAGGTAGATTATATGGCGGTAGCGATTCGAGAAGAAGCGGATGATATTCGTCAAAAAGGCGGCGAGTTACCAATCTTACTATTAGAAGGCGTTTTTTCTGCAAATGAGTATCAAATTGCAAGTGAGCAGAATTATTATGTGGCAATTGGTAATAATCGTCAGTTAGAGATGTTACAAAGTATTGATTTAGAGAGCCCTTTAAATATCTTTTTAAAAGTCGATACAGGAATGCACCGACTTGGATTCACTCCTGAAGAAGCGCCTTCAATTGTTACGCAGTTAAAGGCATTATCCTCTGTTGCTTCTATTACTTTAATGACCCATTTTGCAACTTCTGATGAGAAAGATTCTCCGTTATTAAAACGACAGGTTGAAAGGATGAGTGCATTAGATCGTTTGCAATTACCTCAAACGCTGGCGAATTCTGCGGCATTATTAACACTTCCTATGACGCATCATGATATTGTACGTATGGGCATATCGCTTTATGGAATTTCTCCTATTGATGATTCGACAGGTAAGTATTTTGGTTTAAAACCTTTATTGACGCTAACATCTAAGATTATCCATACCACAATGATAGATGAAGGCGAAAGTGTGGGATATGGGGCAAAGTTTATCGCTCCTGAAAGAATGCCTATCGGCGTTATTGCATGTGGTTATGCCGATGGTTATCCCCGAGAAATTACAAAAGAGGCGTATGTTTTAGTGGGAAAATATCGTGCGCCAATTATTGGGCGGCCTGCAATGGATATGATGATGATTGATTTAAGAGATGTTCCACAAACTGCATGGAATGAGCTTGTTGAGATTTTTGGGGAGCAATTACCTTTAGAAAAAGTTGCCGCGTGGGCAGGAACAATCCCTTATACTATTTTGACGCATATCGCACCAAGGGTGCACTTTTTAAAACGATAG
- a CDS encoding c-type cytochrome gives MKISSIITRSLLIILGLGVILIIFLNIYKGPTSQLQLTDQSPSKALIDQGAYLAQIGDCTSCHTSDTKQPFAGGVPFEMPIGTVYSPNITPDKTHGIGNYSLEEFDNAIRYGIRKDGKSLYPAMPFPDYAVISEADIKALYAYFMNSVQPSATPRVKAEITWPLSMRWPLTAWRLMFSPTPKEFDTSRYPTSQIARGAYLVQGLGHCGSCHTPRSLTLNEKGYNESDPAFLSGSNVAIDGWVPINLRGDHITGLGDISADELAILLWSGRSERHAVFGGMREVVDNSLQFATKDDIISIAKYLKTLSPVNSLNPPFVYDETTHLALSSGNDSMRGASIYLDACAACHRTTGLGYSEVFPALAGNPSVQADKIDSLVKIIAEGSTLHGTEHALTTFVMPNELNDRLNDTDIADVLTFIRTSWGNQGKAVSLKDVQTILKH, from the coding sequence ATGAAAATCTCTTCAATCATTACTCGTAGCTTGCTCATCATTTTGGGACTTGGGGTAATACTAATCATTTTTTTAAACATTTATAAAGGCCCTACATCTCAACTTCAACTGACAGATCAATCGCCCTCAAAGGCCCTTATTGATCAAGGTGCTTATCTCGCACAAATAGGAGATTGCACCTCATGTCATACATCAGATACAAAACAGCCTTTCGCCGGCGGTGTTCCATTTGAAATGCCGATAGGCACTGTTTATTCACCAAATATTACGCCAGATAAAACCCATGGGATTGGGAACTACTCTTTAGAAGAATTTGATAATGCTATTCGCTATGGCATTCGTAAAGATGGAAAATCTCTCTATCCAGCGATGCCTTTTCCTGATTATGCCGTTATTTCAGAGGCAGATATCAAAGCGCTCTATGCTTATTTTATGAATAGTGTTCAACCTTCTGCAACCCCCAGAGTGAAAGCAGAAATAACATGGCCATTATCAATGCGCTGGCCATTAACCGCATGGCGATTAATGTTTTCACCAACGCCAAAAGAGTTTGATACCTCACGATACCCAACATCTCAAATCGCTCGAGGTGCGTACCTTGTGCAAGGTTTAGGTCACTGTGGTAGCTGTCATACTCCTCGCAGTTTAACCTTAAATGAAAAAGGCTATAATGAATCAGATCCTGCCTTTCTCTCCGGCAGTAATGTCGCTATTGATGGCTGGGTACCCATCAATCTCCGTGGAGATCATATTACTGGTTTAGGAGATATTAGCGCAGATGAGCTTGCGATCCTTTTATGGAGCGGTAGAAGTGAACGTCATGCTGTTTTTGGGGGGATGAGAGAAGTAGTTGATAATTCTTTACAATTTGCAACCAAAGACGATATCATATCTATAGCAAAGTACCTTAAAACGTTGTCTCCTGTAAACTCGTTAAATCCCCCCTTTGTGTATGATGAAACGACTCATCTAGCGCTAAGCTCAGGTAATGATTCTATGCGAGGAGCGAGTATTTATCTCGATGCTTGCGCTGCATGTCATAGAACAACAGGACTTGGGTATTCAGAAGTCTTTCCTGCCCTTGCAGGAAATCCTTCGGTACAAGCAGATAAAATTGACTCTCTTGTCAAAATTATCGCAGAAGGTAGCACCCTGCATGGCACAGAACATGCGCTTACAACCTTCGTCATGCCAAATGAATTGAACGATCGTTTAAATGATACTGATATTGCAGATGTCCTAACCTTTATCCGTACCAGCTGGGGAAATCAAGGAAAAGCTGTATCATTAAAAGATGTCCAAACAATCTTAAAACATTAA
- a CDS encoding SDR family NAD(P)-dependent oxidoreductase: MNILITGASSGFGLEAAKLFIQHGHTVIGLARRHEKLMEIKASLGENFYPLTADMQNLTSIKEGIENLPEPFDKIDVLINNAGLALNLKPTFDVDFADLATMIDVNIRGLTYITHLILPQMVERNDGYIINISSTAGNYPYYGSNVYGPTKAFVTSFSQNLRADLIGKNIRVTNVEPGLCSDTEFSNVRFKGDDDKAAAVYADVDAVTGKEIADILYWLTTQPKHLNVNRIEIMPTMQTFAGLTVYKDPK, encoded by the coding sequence ATGAATATTCTAATCACGGGCGCATCTTCTGGCTTTGGACTTGAAGCGGCAAAACTTTTTATTCAACATGGGCATACCGTTATTGGGCTTGCTAGACGCCATGAAAAACTCATGGAGATCAAAGCATCTCTTGGTGAAAATTTCTATCCTTTAACGGCTGACATGCAAAATCTCACCTCCATCAAAGAGGGCATTGAAAACCTCCCTGAACCTTTTGATAAAATAGATGTTCTGATTAATAATGCGGGACTAGCTCTAAACTTAAAGCCCACTTTTGATGTCGATTTTGCAGATCTTGCAACGATGATAGATGTAAATATTCGTGGATTAACCTATATCACGCATCTAATCTTACCGCAGATGGTGGAACGTAATGATGGTTATATCATCAACATTAGTTCAACTGCGGGGAATTACCCTTATTATGGTTCTAATGTTTATGGGCCCACCAAAGCGTTTGTGACAAGTTTTTCACAAAATCTTCGTGCAGATCTTATTGGCAAAAACATCCGTGTAACCAATGTTGAACCAGGGCTTTGCAGCGATACTGAATTTTCAAATGTTCGTTTCAAAGGCGATGATGATAAAGCAGCGGCTGTTTATGCTGATGTTGATGCGGTTACCGGCAAAGAGATTGCAGATATTCTCTACTGGCTAACAACGCAACCTAAGCATCTTAATGTTAACCGCATTGAGATCATGCCAACAATGCAAACCTTTGCCGGACTAACGGTTTATAAAGATCCGAAATAA
- the cyoA gene encoding ubiquinol oxidase subunit II: MNKTYLKMLKIGTFVSVLLVLSGCDLSLFNPKGEIAEYEKWLVIFSALIMLIVIIPCIFMAIIFPWWFRESNKKAKYTPNWQESKVLEKFMWGVPIAIIAVLAFVTIQSTIDLNPKKPIESHKEELVIEVISMDWQWLFIYPEEKIATINSIYIPTHRPLKFKLTSQTVMNAFFIPQLGTQLDVMSGMENVLHLIANEEGVFPGASYNYSGAGYSDMKFKVNTVSEEEFDQWVLTQQAKNSHPLDWDKYQEFVKETPINAPEQFFHPVEQGLYLRVISQFFDLNQLKEHMHMQMQHLHSAQ; encoded by the coding sequence ATGAATAAAACCTACCTCAAAATGCTTAAAATAGGCACCTTTGTCTCGGTTCTATTAGTTCTTTCAGGTTGTGACTTATCACTATTTAACCCCAAAGGTGAAATTGCTGAATATGAGAAATGGCTCGTCATATTTAGCGCCTTAATCATGTTAATCGTGATTATTCCTTGTATTTTTATGGCGATTATCTTCCCTTGGTGGTTTAGAGAATCGAATAAAAAGGCTAAATATACCCCTAATTGGCAGGAATCTAAGGTTCTTGAAAAATTTATGTGGGGTGTTCCTATTGCTATTATTGCAGTATTGGCCTTTGTTACCATTCAAAGCACGATAGATCTTAACCCTAAAAAACCGATCGAATCTCATAAAGAGGAGCTTGTGATTGAAGTTATCTCTATGGATTGGCAATGGCTATTTATCTATCCGGAAGAAAAGATCGCTACAATTAACAGCATCTATATCCCCACTCATCGCCCCCTTAAATTCAAACTCACCTCTCAAACCGTCATGAATGCTTTCTTTATTCCACAACTTGGAACACAACTTGATGTTATGTCTGGTATGGAAAATGTATTGCATCTCATTGCTAATGAAGAAGGCGTGTTTCCTGGTGCTTCTTATAACTATAGTGGAGCTGGTTATTCAGATATGAAATTTAAGGTCAATACCGTCTCCGAAGAGGAGTTTGATCAATGGGTTCTTACTCAACAAGCGAAAAATAGTCACCCATTAGATTGGGATAAGTATCAAGAATTTGTGAAAGAAACGCCTATTAACGCGCCAGAACAATTTTTCCACCCGGTTGAACAAGGTCTCTATTTACGGGTGATTTCCCAATTTTTTGATCTTAACCAATTGAAAGAGCATATGCACATGCAGATGCAACACCTTCATTCCGCTCAATAA
- the cyoE gene encoding heme o synthase, which yields MKNKTLKPFLKLIKHGIILGNLVPVIAGFFLALTPQTPATVILLLTTMIGITFVIASATITNNIIDRDIDKLMQRTQNRPLVNGDISLTIAILLAIFFGITGFYLLYFHVNTLAGNLALIGFIDYVILYSLIFKRHSSFSILIGSISGAIPPLVGYVAITNQLDLTMLYLFITFSSWQIAHSYAIALYRKQDYQKASIPISTLAMPFKTAQKWTALYIAIMVISVLLLVLQSFHFTLTKIITILLISYWLYQAIKTPTLNDTSLWGKQQFINSLLIIMGLCLLMIIDHLLIFL from the coding sequence GTGAAAAACAAGACGCTTAAACCTTTTTTAAAACTTATCAAGCACGGGATTATCTTAGGTAATCTCGTGCCTGTTATTGCCGGCTTTTTTTTAGCGTTAACCCCTCAAACTCCGGCGACAGTGATCTTACTTCTCACAACGATGATAGGAATTACCTTCGTTATTGCCAGCGCTACTATCACTAATAACATTATCGATAGAGATATCGATAAACTCATGCAACGAACGCAAAATCGCCCCTTAGTCAATGGGGATATCTCCCTTACAATCGCGATACTCCTTGCGATTTTTTTTGGAATAACAGGCTTTTACTTACTCTATTTTCACGTTAATACACTTGCCGGAAACTTGGCATTAATAGGCTTTATTGACTATGTTATTCTCTACTCTTTAATCTTTAAAAGACACTCCTCTTTTAGCATCTTAATTGGTAGCATCTCAGGAGCGATTCCTCCCCTTGTAGGATATGTCGCGATCACAAATCAGCTTGATTTAACGATGCTCTATCTCTTTATCACCTTCTCTTCATGGCAAATTGCCCACTCTTATGCCATTGCCCTTTATCGCAAACAAGATTATCAAAAAGCGAGTATTCCTATATCGACACTTGCAATGCCCTTTAAGACAGCGCAAAAATGGACGGCACTCTATATTGCTATTATGGTGATTTCAGTATTACTTTTAGTACTGCAAAGCTTTCACTTTACGCTAACAAAAATCATCACAATCTTGCTTATTAGTTATTGGCTATATCAAGCGATTAAAACGCCGACCTTAAACGATACAAGCTTGTGGGGAAAACAACAATTTATAAACTCACTGTTGATTATTATGGGGCTTTGCCTATTGATGATCATCGACCACTTGCTGATCTTTTTATAA
- a CDS encoding outer membrane protein, with product MKIRALLASMLLLGAVSSAQAEITKGFYAGVNLIGAKQKAKDMDDSIHAAGGQFEKHKDNKSFVTGSIAGGYKFDDIFRVELEYVIPKKNEFTSSFGTDFNTHKIKSQRLMVNAYASYPINDDFSVYGSAGLGYARLTSKGAHNNGLSHYRSATDNNFAWSLGAGVSYKPVDNTYIDLGFRHVDMGKAKTGVKNNGDQLRAKLSSNEVTLGVRYMLGEWYTEDKNPVLPTDNIYADHVTPELRESFEKADPESGSFRESHAAQPLKKADGTSVPREVKVIDWRQHPY from the coding sequence ATGAAGATCCGTGCCTTATTGGCGTCAATGTTGCTATTAGGAGCAGTATCAAGCGCGCAAGCAGAGATTACGAAAGGGTTTTATGCCGGAGTGAATTTAATTGGTGCTAAACAGAAGGCAAAGGATATGGATGATTCTATTCATGCCGCTGGTGGTCAATTTGAAAAGCATAAGGACAATAAAAGTTTCGTAACAGGCTCTATAGCAGGTGGATACAAGTTTGACGATATCTTCCGTGTCGAGCTTGAGTATGTCATTCCTAAAAAGAATGAGTTTACAAGTTCCTTTGGCACTGACTTTAATACACATAAAATTAAAAGTCAGCGTTTAATGGTGAATGCTTATGCAAGCTATCCTATTAATGATGACTTTTCTGTTTATGGAAGTGCTGGTCTAGGTTATGCGCGCCTTACTTCAAAGGGTGCTCATAATAATGGATTAAGCCATTATAGATCTGCAACAGATAATAACTTTGCATGGTCATTAGGGGCAGGTGTTTCTTATAAGCCGGTGGATAATACCTATATTGATTTAGGCTTCCGTCATGTGGATATGGGGAAAGCTAAAACAGGTGTGAAAAACAATGGTGACCAACTTCGTGCAAAATTGAGCTCTAATGAGGTGACTTTAGGGGTTCGTTATATGTTAGGCGAATGGTATACAGAGGATAAGAATCCTGTATTACCAACAGATAATATCTACGCAGATCATGTGACTCCTGAATTACGTGAGAGTTTTGAAAAAGCAGATCCAGAAAGCGGTAGCTTTAGAGAGTCTCATGCAGCGCAGCCACTTAAAAAAGCAGATGGCACAAGTGTTCCAAGAGAAGTGAAAGTGATCGACTGGAGACAACATCCTTATTAA
- a CDS encoding cbb3-type cytochrome c oxidase subunit I: MFGNLTIDSIPWNEPIPLAAFGVIILIVLAVLATITFTKRWGWLWTNWLTTTDHKKIGIIYIIVAIIMLIRGFADAIMMRTQLALASTGDQVGYLPPEHYDQIFSAHGVIMIFFMATPFIIGLMNIVVPLQVGKRDVAFPTLNAVSIWLTVAGAILINLSLGIGEFARTGWVAYAPLSEKLYSPSVGVDYYIWSLQVSGLGTTFAAINMFVTILRGRARGMKLFDMPLFTWSTLCTSVLIMAVFPILTATMILLALDRYLGFEIFTNTLGGGNQMMYVNLIWAWGHPEVYILILPAFGIYSEIVSTFSRKYLFGYKALVWAIIAILFMSLTVWLHHFFTMGAGVNVNAFFGITTMFIAIPTGVKVFNWLFTIYGGRVKMDVPMLWAIGFLILFVLGGMTGVMLAIPGVNYSVHNTEFVVAHFHNTIIPGVVFGVLAGYNFWFPKVFGFRLHKGWGYTTFWLWFIGFIVAFAPLYLAGFDGMPRRISQNVDLRYGPYLVVAWVGAVLIFFGIVAIIVQLFVSIAQRHKLQDVTGDPWDGRTLEWSIASPPPSYNFAVIPAVDEPDLFWKQKQEGTAYPENKQYQDIYMPKNTALGFVAGGVLAGLLSFTLVWSIWWLAIIFFGVAILLWIIDSFKDHEEICIPKEEVEKTDLAFLEKVKQFNMPQGGRE; encoded by the coding sequence ATGTTTGGCAATTTGACCATTGATAGTATCCCATGGAACGAGCCCATTCCGCTTGCGGCATTTGGTGTCATCATCCTCATTGTTTTAGCCGTCCTTGCCACGATCACCTTTACAAAAAGGTGGGGTTGGCTCTGGACAAATTGGCTCACAACCACCGATCATAAAAAAATTGGGATCATCTATATTATTGTGGCGATCATCATGCTCATTCGTGGATTTGCAGATGCCATTATGATGCGAACACAACTTGCGCTCGCTTCTACTGGCGATCAAGTTGGCTATTTACCTCCAGAGCATTATGATCAGATCTTCTCCGCTCATGGCGTGATTATGATCTTCTTTATGGCAACGCCTTTTATTATTGGCTTAATGAATATTGTTGTTCCGCTTCAAGTAGGGAAACGAGATGTTGCATTCCCAACCTTAAATGCTGTTAGTATCTGGTTAACTGTTGCGGGCGCAATCTTAATTAACCTCTCTCTTGGGATTGGGGAATTTGCAAGAACAGGCTGGGTTGCTTATGCCCCACTTTCTGAAAAACTCTATAGCCCAAGCGTTGGGGTTGATTATTATATCTGGAGCTTACAGGTTTCTGGGCTAGGAACAACTTTTGCAGCCATTAATATGTTCGTAACCATTTTACGAGGTAGAGCTCGTGGTATGAAGCTCTTTGATATGCCTCTTTTCACTTGGTCAACGCTTTGTACCTCTGTTTTAATCATGGCGGTATTCCCTATTTTAACCGCAACCATGATTTTACTCGCGTTAGATCGTTATTTAGGTTTTGAAATCTTCACTAATACTCTTGGTGGCGGCAATCAGATGATGTACGTTAATCTCATCTGGGCTTGGGGACATCCTGAAGTTTATATCTTAATATTGCCGGCATTTGGTATCTATTCTGAAATCGTCTCTACCTTTAGCCGCAAATACCTCTTTGGTTATAAAGCGCTGGTTTGGGCGATTATTGCGATTCTCTTTATGTCTTTAACCGTCTGGCTCCATCACTTCTTTACCATGGGGGCCGGCGTCAATGTCAACGCCTTCTTTGGAATTACCACGATGTTTATCGCGATTCCTACAGGGGTTAAAGTCTTTAACTGGCTATTTACGATCTATGGTGGTCGCGTTAAGATGGATGTGCCGATGCTATGGGCGATTGGCTTCCTCATCCTCTTTGTTCTTGGAGGTATGACAGGGGTTATGCTAGCTATCCCTGGCGTAAACTACTCTGTCCATAATACAGAATTTGTTGTAGCCCACTTCCATAACACCATTATTCCTGGCGTTGTCTTTGGGGTCTTAGCAGGTTATAACTTCTGGTTCCCGAAAGTCTTTGGATTTAGACTCCATAAAGGCTGGGGTTATACAACTTTCTGGCTCTGGTTTATTGGCTTTATCGTGGCTTTCGCCCCACTTTATCTCGCTGGATTTGATGGGATGCCGCGCCGAATTAGCCAAAACGTGGATCTTCGCTACGGGCCATACTTAGTCGTTGCTTGGGTGGGTGCTGTTTTAATCTTCTTTGGTATTGTCGCCATCATCGTTCAACTGTTTGTCAGTATAGCGCAGCGTCATAAACTACAAGATGTCACAGGCGATCCTTGGGATGGTAGAACACTCGAGTGGTCTATCGCATCGCCCCCTCCTTCTTATAACTTTGCAGTGATTCCGGCAGTTGATGAACCGGATCTCTTCTGGAAACAAAAACAAGAAGGAACCGCTTATCCTGAAAACAAACAGTATCAAGATATCTATATGCCTAAAAATACAGCGCTAGGATTTGTTGCCGGCGGCGTACTTGCTGGGTTACTCTCCTTTACACTAGTTTGGAGTATCTGGTGGCTTGCGATTATCTTCTTTGGCGTAGCGATACTTCTTTGGATTATTGATAGCTTCAAAGATCATGAGGAAATTTGTATTCCTAAAGAAGAAGTTGAAAAAACAGATCTTGCATTCTTAGAGAAGGTCAAACAATTTAATATGCCGCAAGGAGGTCGCGAATGA
- the cyoC gene encoding cytochrome o ubiquinol oxidase subunit III, giving the protein MSTTLSSPNLELLQEQENADNKVFGFWIYLMTDAIIFGTFFAVFVVLLKNTTHGHTPQSLFDLSNAFIETVALLTSSLTCGFAMLTLKQGRIKQTILLLILTFILGGIFLALEIKEFLSFIEIGATPQSSGFLSGFFSLVGLHGVHLSIGMIWMIVMMLQLATKGATLAVTTRLKLFSLFWHFLDIIWICIFSVVYLMGVSL; this is encoded by the coding sequence ATGAGTACGACATTAAGCAGCCCAAATCTCGAGCTACTGCAAGAGCAGGAAAATGCCGATAATAAGGTGTTTGGTTTTTGGATCTATTTAATGACCGATGCCATCATCTTTGGAACATTTTTTGCCGTCTTTGTGGTATTACTTAAAAATACAACGCATGGACACACGCCGCAATCACTCTTTGATTTAAGCAATGCATTTATTGAAACCGTAGCGCTTCTTACTAGTAGCTTAACTTGTGGATTTGCTATGCTCACTTTAAAACAAGGGCGAATTAAACAGACCATTTTACTGTTAATTCTCACCTTTATTTTAGGGGGGATATTTTTAGCTTTAGAGATCAAAGAGTTCCTCTCTTTTATTGAGATCGGCGCAACACCTCAAAGTAGCGGCTTTTTATCTGGCTTCTTCTCCTTAGTGGGGCTTCACGGCGTGCATTTATCCATTGGGATGATCTGGATGATTGTCATGATGTTACAACTTGCCACAAAAGGAGCGACGCTTGCCGTGACAACGCGTCTTAAACTCTTTAGTCTTTTCTGGCACTTTCTAGATATCATCTGGATCTGTATCTTTTCAGTTGTCTATTTAATGGGGGTTTCATTATGA